From the Rhodanobacter soli genome, one window contains:
- a CDS encoding anthranilate synthase component II yields the protein MLLMIDNYDSFTYNLVQYLGELGQAVRVVRNDALDVAGIRALKPSHIMISPGPGTPDDSGVSLDVLRELAGEIPVFGVCLGHQAIGQVFGGKVIRAKRIMHGKTSPVIHHGQGVFAGLPNPFEATRYHSLVVEQSSLPDCLEITAWTENPDGSIDEIMGLRHKTLAVEGVQFHPESILTQHGHDLLRNFLGKPLKAVA from the coding sequence ATGCTGCTGATGATCGACAACTACGACAGCTTCACCTACAACCTCGTGCAGTACCTGGGCGAGTTGGGGCAGGCGGTCAGGGTGGTGCGCAACGATGCGCTGGACGTGGCCGGCATCCGCGCGCTCAAGCCCTCGCACATCATGATCTCGCCGGGGCCAGGCACGCCGGATGATTCGGGCGTGTCGCTGGACGTGCTGCGCGAGCTGGCCGGCGAGATCCCGGTGTTCGGCGTATGCCTGGGCCACCAGGCGATCGGCCAGGTGTTCGGCGGCAAGGTGATCCGTGCGAAGCGGATCATGCACGGCAAGACGTCGCCGGTGATCCATCACGGGCAGGGCGTGTTTGCCGGCCTGCCGAATCCGTTCGAGGCCACGCGCTACCACTCGCTGGTGGTGGAGCAGTCGTCGCTGCCGGATTGCCTGGAAATCACCGCGTGGACGGAAAACCCGGACGGCTCGATCGACGAGATCATGGGCCTGCGCCACAAGACGCTGGCGGTCGAGGGCGTGCAGTTCCACCCCGAGTCGATCCTGACTCAGCACGGCCACGACCTGCTGCGCAATTTCCTCGGAAAGCCGCTAAAGGCGGTGGCATGA
- the trpD gene encoding anthranilate phosphoribosyltransferase, which produces MNGHARAITITPQEALQRTIEHREIFHDEMIALMRQIMNGEVSPLMTAAIITGLRVKKETVGEITGAARVMRELSAKVDAPPHAHFVDIVGTGGDGSSSFNISTTAMFVAAAAGARIAKHGGRSVSSKSGSADVLEALGAAIELSPAQVAVCMAETDIGFMFAPNHHPAMKVVAPVRKEMGVRTLFNILGPLTNPAGAPNILMGVFHPDLVGIQVRALQQLGARHALVVWGRDGLDEISLGAATLVGELRDGVVREYEVEPEDFGLAMASSRNLRVENAHESKTMLLEVLQGRHGVAHDIVCLNAGAALYTADVAASIGEGIDLARATIASGAAHAKMQAFVAATRRLANPQ; this is translated from the coding sequence ATGAACGGCCACGCCCGCGCGATCACCATCACGCCACAGGAAGCCCTGCAGCGCACGATCGAGCATCGCGAGATCTTCCATGACGAGATGATCGCGCTGATGCGCCAGATCATGAACGGCGAGGTGAGTCCGCTGATGACCGCGGCGATCATCACCGGCCTGCGCGTGAAGAAGGAAACGGTGGGCGAGATCACCGGCGCGGCGCGGGTGATGCGCGAGCTGTCGGCGAAGGTGGACGCGCCGCCGCACGCGCACTTCGTCGATATCGTGGGCACCGGCGGCGACGGTTCGTCCAGCTTCAACATCTCCACCACGGCGATGTTCGTGGCGGCGGCGGCCGGTGCACGCATCGCCAAGCACGGCGGGCGCAGCGTATCGTCGAAGTCCGGCAGCGCCGACGTGCTGGAGGCGCTCGGCGCGGCGATCGAGCTGTCGCCTGCGCAGGTGGCCGTGTGCATGGCCGAGACCGACATCGGCTTCATGTTCGCGCCGAACCACCATCCGGCGATGAAGGTGGTGGCGCCGGTGCGCAAGGAAATGGGCGTGCGCACGCTGTTCAACATCCTCGGCCCGTTGACCAACCCGGCCGGCGCGCCGAACATCTTGATGGGCGTGTTCCATCCCGACCTGGTCGGCATCCAGGTGCGCGCGCTGCAGCAACTCGGCGCGCGGCATGCGCTGGTGGTGTGGGGCCGCGACGGGCTGGACGAGATTTCGCTGGGCGCGGCGACCCTGGTCGGCGAATTGCGCGATGGCGTGGTGCGCGAGTACGAAGTGGAGCCGGAGGATTTCGGCCTGGCGATGGCGTCCAGCCGTAATCTGCGCGTGGAAAATGCGCACGAGTCGAAGACGATGCTGCTGGAGGTGCTGCAGGGGCGCCACGGCGTGGCGCACGACATCGTTTGTCTGAACGCCGGCGCGGCGCTGTACACGGCCGACGTGGCCGCTTCGATCGGCGAAGGCATCGATCTTGCCCGCGCCACGATTGCCAGCGGCGCCGCGCATGCGAAAATGCAGGCCTTCGTGGCGGCCACCCGACGGCTTGCCAATCCGCAGTAA
- a CDS encoding dicarboxylate/amino acid:cation symporter, which translates to MSATTRVLVGLATGALIGLLLAGWNESVALQVANVAQPIGKLWLNALQMTVVPLVLALVVVGVNTATDAAASGRIARRAIVVFIVVLTGGAVFAALAAPLVFSLFPHNPALVAALDHASMPAAAQAAPVNWIDTLVAIVPSNAIMAAAQSAMLPLVVFALFLGFALTRIAPARRALLMEFFQAIADAMIVIVRWVLWIAPLGVFALILSVCARSGLGMLSALGVYVLVECLLYLAVTVMMLPLAVAFGGERLRRFALALVPAQVVAISTQSSLASLPAMLESADRRLGYPKQVAALVLPMAVSLFRLTSPVQYVTSAVFIAWAYGIDLSTAQLLAGALLAVVISLGSVGLPGQVTFIATNLPVAQAMGLPLSPLGLMLAVDTIPDALATLGNVTGDLTATSVVARQSRRDTA; encoded by the coding sequence GTGAGTGCGACCACCCGGGTTCTGGTCGGGCTGGCCACCGGCGCGCTGATCGGCCTGCTGCTGGCCGGCTGGAACGAAAGCGTGGCGTTGCAGGTGGCCAACGTGGCGCAGCCGATCGGCAAGCTGTGGCTGAACGCGCTGCAGATGACCGTGGTGCCGCTGGTGCTGGCGCTGGTGGTGGTGGGCGTCAACACCGCCACCGACGCGGCCGCCTCGGGCCGCATCGCGCGGCGCGCGATCGTGGTGTTCATCGTGGTGCTGACCGGCGGCGCGGTGTTCGCGGCGCTGGCCGCGCCGCTGGTGTTTTCGCTGTTCCCGCACAATCCGGCGCTGGTCGCCGCGCTCGATCATGCCAGCATGCCTGCGGCCGCGCAGGCGGCGCCGGTGAACTGGATCGATACGCTGGTCGCGATCGTGCCCAGCAATGCGATCATGGCCGCGGCGCAGAGCGCGATGCTGCCGCTGGTGGTGTTCGCGCTGTTCCTCGGTTTCGCGCTGACCCGGATCGCACCGGCGCGGCGCGCGCTGCTGATGGAGTTCTTCCAGGCGATCGCCGACGCGATGATCGTGATCGTGCGCTGGGTGCTGTGGATCGCGCCGCTGGGCGTGTTCGCGCTGATCCTTTCGGTGTGCGCGCGTTCGGGCCTGGGCATGCTCAGCGCGCTCGGCGTGTACGTGCTGGTGGAGTGCCTGCTGTACCTGGCGGTCACCGTGATGATGCTGCCGCTGGCGGTGGCCTTCGGCGGCGAGCGGTTGCGCCGTTTCGCGCTGGCGCTGGTGCCGGCGCAGGTGGTGGCGATCAGCACGCAGTCCTCGCTGGCCTCGTTGCCGGCGATGCTGGAAAGTGCCGACCGCCGGCTCGGCTACCCGAAGCAGGTCGCCGCGCTGGTGCTGCCGATGGCGGTGAGCCTGTTCCGCCTGACCAGTCCGGTGCAGTACGTCACCTCGGCGGTGTTCATCGCCTGGGCCTACGGCATCGACCTGTCCACCGCGCAGCTGCTCGCCGGCGCGCTGCTGGCGGTGGTGATCAGCCTGGGCTCGGTCGGCCTGCCGGGCCAGGTCACCTTCATCGCCACCAACCTGCCGGTGGCGCAGGCGATGGGCCTGCCGCTCAGCCCGCTGGGCCTGATGCTGGCGGTCGACACCATCCCCGACGCGCTGGCCACGCTGGGCAACGTCACCGGCGACCTCACCGCCACCAGCGTGGTGGCGCGACAGTCGCGGCGCGATACCGCCTGA